DNA sequence from the Rhizobium lusitanum genome:
CTGGAGCCACCATCATCAAGGGCGTCAATCTGGCCATTACTGTCGGCAGCACTGCAAGCGCCGGCTCCGGCAGGTTGGACGACGCTGCCGCCGGCGGCAGGCTGGACGAAAGTACCCCCAGCGGCCGGCTGGATTGAAGAGCCGAACACCGCCTTGGCAATAATCGCCGCGCCATTGGCTTCCTGCCCGCCGGAACTTTTCGACAAGGTTTCCGGTGGGACATTGCCGGTCACCGCCTCTCCTTATTCGGATCGCACATGTTCCGCCGAGGAGACTTTTCGGCGCATCGAGCCCTGCCTCGCGACCCACGGCGTCACCCGCCTCGGCCGCCTGACGGGGCTCGACAAGATCGGCATCCCCGTCTGGCAGGCGGTCAGCCCAAACGCCCGTTCGATCGTCATCAACAATGGCAAGGGCATCACCGATCTCGACGCCAAGGTCTCGGCGGCCATGGAGGCGCTGGAGCGGACCGTCGCCGGCGCACCTGCCCTCGCGACTGTCATCACCAGCCGCCGGCAATTGCTGGCCGAAGGGTATCACGCCGATCCGCTGCCCTCGCTTATCGCCAAGGGGCAGACCGATGTCGCTGATGACGAGCAGATTGCCTGGGCCGAGGGTCATGATCTCATTGCCGGCAGGCCCGCCTGGATCCCTTTCAACGCGGCAACACTCGACCGCACCATCCGCAATCCACGCTTCTGGCAATCCTCCGACGGCCTCGCCTCCGGCAACAATCTTACCGAGGCCAGCCTGCACGGTCTGCTTGAACGTATCGAGCGCGATGCCGAGGTGCTCTGGGAGATTTCCGAGCCGAAACTGCGGATGGCTGCTTGCATCGACCCGGCCTCGTTCGCCGATCCGGTGCTGGATGGGCTGATCGCCAAGATCACGTCCGCGGACCTGACGCTGCGGCTCTTTGATGTCACCAGCGATATCGGCATACCCGTTATCGTCGCCCTTCTCGGCCCCAGGGAAATCGCCCAGGCAAGGCGCGTCCGCTACCTCGATGTCACGATCGGCAGTGGCGCCCATCCCTCGCCGGTGCGGGCGGCGATCCGCGCCGTGACGGAAGCCGCGCAATCGCGCCTAACCTTCATCAGCGGCGCCCGCGACGATATCCGGCCCGAAAATTTTACCCGCGAATTGCCAGAGAGCATCCGCCGTTGCTTCGATGCCGTCCCGAGGGCGGCAACACCATCGAATGCGGCCTTGCCGGAAGGAGCCGAGGGGCTGTTGCAACTGACGATCGACCGTTTGCGGCGGGCGGGCATCAACTCCGCCATCGCGGTTTCGCTCGGCGACCCCTCGCTTCCCTTTGCCGTCGCCAAGCTCGTGGTGCCGCAACTGGAAAATCCGGACGGAGACCGCAAGCGCCGCTTCGGCTATCGCGCCATCTCGAAGACGTTGCAACTGCTATGAAGATCCTGTTCGTCGGCCCGACGCTTCCCGATGCTGCCGAGATCAGCGATCCCGGCATCACGCTGCGTCCGCCGGCACAGAAGGGCGACATCGTCAAAGCCCTCGAAGACGGCGTTAATGCCATCGGTCTGATCGACGGT
Encoded proteins:
- a CDS encoding YcaO-like family protein; amino-acid sequence: MPVTASPYSDRTCSAEETFRRIEPCLATHGVTRLGRLTGLDKIGIPVWQAVSPNARSIVINNGKGITDLDAKVSAAMEALERTVAGAPALATVITSRRQLLAEGYHADPLPSLIAKGQTDVADDEQIAWAEGHDLIAGRPAWIPFNAATLDRTIRNPRFWQSSDGLASGNNLTEASLHGLLERIERDAEVLWEISEPKLRMAACIDPASFADPVLDGLIAKITSADLTLRLFDVTSDIGIPVIVALLGPREIAQARRVRYLDVTIGSGAHPSPVRAAIRAVTEAAQSRLTFISGARDDIRPENFTRELPESIRRCFDAVPRAATPSNAALPEGAEGLLQLTIDRLRRAGINSAIAVSLGDPSLPFAVAKLVVPQLENPDGDRKRRFGYRAISKTLQLL